Within the bacterium genome, the region CACGCCGTGGCCGTTTCTCCGGAGGGTATAGTGTACGTTACGAAGTTAAGGCGATCGAGCGAAGACTCCGTTTCGTTTTTTTCACGACAGGGGTTTTTCTTGGGCGAGTTGTATTCCGGGGGCGTGTGGCCCGAGCGATTCGAGTGTCCAGATGATGTAGCTGTCGCTGGCGACGGTACGGTATGCGTTGTCGATAGGTTCAAAGGCCTTATCCAGCGTTTCACCCCCGACGGCGCTTTCCTGGGGCAATCGCGTTTGCCCGGCGCATATACGCGTTATAGGGTATTAAACGTGGCGGTAAGCTCGCAGGGAGAGGTTTTCGTAGCCTGTCCGGATTTCGACCAGATATTACGCTACGGCTCGGACGGTACGTATTTAGGTTCGTTTGGGTCGAAAGGAACGGGCCCCGGTTTTTTCGACGGCGTACGCTCCGTGGCCGTGGCCCCCTCCGGTTTAGTCTACGTAATAGATATCTACAACCGCAGGATACAGTATTTCGAACCCGTGTATACTTCCGACCAGTAATAATTCCCCTAACCACCCCCGCCCCCTTTTAACCGCATTTAACCCCCTTTAGCGCGTTGACTGCGGCGTATACGTCGTTTATGGTATAAACAAAGCGGGGCCGGCGCGGCGCCGATTAACTTGACTACATGCGTTTCGTTGTGGTATATTATTGAGCGTGAACCGTGCGCACGGAGATGATGGCATGAGCTGCGAAGGAAAATGGATCGCGTACGACGAAAGCGGCGAAAAGCCCGTAGCGGTAGATAGTTCGGCCGAGAAGGCTTTCGACGAGGCTAAGTCGAAGGGCGTCGAAC harbors:
- a CDS encoding DUF5678 domain-containing protein, whose amino-acid sequence is MSCEGKWIAYDESGEKPVAVDSSAEKAFDEAKSKGVEHPVLAFCPPEGCTAFYGVR
- a CDS encoding NHL repeat-containing protein; this translates as MTFEYAGEFRTDQFSNEGRVAAPADIAVGPEGDLFILDFVNGCVWRLSHEGELKTTLELGEDTRLSRPSTLAVSRDGEVYVADYVNHAVFRFNPQNELIDCWNAADGGHVDFVGVHAVAVSPEGIVYVTKLRRSSEDSVSFFSRQGFFLGELYSGGVWPERFECPDDVAVAGDGTVCVVDRFKGLIQRFTPDGAFLGQSRLPGAYTRYRVLNVAVSSQGEVFVACPDFDQILRYGSDGTYLGSFGSKGTGPGFFDGVRSVAVAPSGLVYVIDIYNRRIQYFEPVYTSDQ